The sequence below is a genomic window from Acetivibrio clariflavus DSM 19732.
GAAGGTTACGGCATGAATTTGGATGTAATTGAAAAGCTTGCTGCCGACGGTGTCACCTTGATTGTTACCTGTGATTGTGGAATTTCCAATGTCAATGAGATAAAACGTGCAAAAGAGTTGGGAATGGATGTAATACTTACCGACCATCACACCATACCACCCGAGCTTCCCAATGCCGATGTGATACTAAACCCGAAACTCCTTGAAGAAGGGCACAAAGCAAGAAATATATCGGGATGTGCCATGGCTTATTTTCTATGCCATGCACTTTTGAAAAGTAAAGGACTTGAAGAGAAAGCGGAAGATTATCTGGATATGCTTGCATTATCCCTTATTGCAGATGTGGTAAGCCTTAACGGTGAAAACAGATTTCTTCTGAAAAAAGCAATGCCCAAATTGTTCAATACCAAGAGGCTGGGACTTATCAAGCTTTTGGAGATTGCAGGGAAGAACAGTGAACTTAGAACAGAGGAGGATATTGCTTTTCAAATAGCACCTAGAATTAATGCTGCCGGAAGGATGGAGTCGGCACGGCTTCCGGTGGAACTCATGCTTTGTAAAGATCCGTATATTGCTGCTGAAATGGCTCAAAGAATAGATTTTCTCAATTCGGAAAGAAAGAGGGTTCAGCAGGAAATAATAGACCAGGCAGTAGAGCAGGTGGAGACAAAGAAGAAAAACAAGACTGTTCTGGTACTTTACAACGATTTTTGGCATCATGGTATTATTGGGATTGCAGCAGGGAAAATATGCGAAACCTACAAAAAACCGGCGATTCTTTTATCCCTCAAAGAGGATGGTAAAACGGTTGTAGGGTCGGCAAGATCGGTTGAAGAGATAAACATTTATGAATTAATCAGGGAATGCAGCGGAAAGCTTTTGAAATTCGGAGGTCATTCCCAGGCAGCTGGACTTTCTCTTTTGAAAGAGAATCTTCAGGAATTTATGGCTGAAATTGAAATTGCTGCAGAAAAGAAGCATTTTATAGGTGATACCGTCAATGTTAATGTGGATATGGAACTTGAGATTGACAGCATAACGGAGGATTTTTTCGAAAGGCTCATGACAGCCGGACCTTATGGCGAAGGCTTTGAGGCACCATTGTTTGTGAGCTACGGGCTGAAAGTTTTGAGTGACAGAAAAACCGAGAAGAATCATCATATAATGATTTTGGAGGGAAAAAGCAATACAAGAATATCTGCCGTCTGGTGGTTTGGCGAGGATAAATCCCTTCAGGGCAAAGTGTTTGACGCTGTCTACAAGATTGGCAAAAATACTTATAAAGGAAAATCAAACCTTCAACTGACTTTAGCATATGTGATAGAAAGCGAAGGGGAAGTCCCGAAAGTATTTAACGGGAAAATTATTGATGAAAGAGGACGTGACATAAACCTATTGGTGGAAAAATACCGCCAGGCACTCTTCTTTTATGAAGGGCTGACTTCAAAATGCCCTTTGCCGTCTGCCGTTGACCGCTTTGGTGTAAAAGAGACAGAGAATTTGGTGTTTTTATCTACTCCTTCCAATACGGAGGTTTTTAGGGAAATTATAGCACTCAGCAATCCCCGGAATATTATTTTAAATTTCAGTGTTTTGCCGGATTACTCTTTTAAAGGCTTTGTTACCAATCTTTTGGGCCTTATTAAGTACATAGTTTCAAAGGAAAAGGGAATGGCTTATATTGAGTCAATGGCTATAAAGCTTGGTGTGGAAGAAAGTATTGTAAAATCGGGGTTGAAATTTTTGAAAGCTGCCGGAAAAATTGACTATATATTAAGCGAAGATGAAATGATGGTGTTTTTGTTTAAAGGCAGCGGTATGACCGACAACAGCATGTTTTTGGCGGAAAAGCGGTTGAGAAACGCACTTATGGAGAAGAATGCTTACCAGCAGTTTATTTTAAAAACTGAAGCTGAAAATTTCAGGGAATATTTAAAATAGTTATCGATATTTTTTGAAAAACATCAAAGTTTGGAACAGAAAGCAAAACCTATGCCACATCAATAATTTTAACCACTAAAGCAGTAACATTGTCCTTTCCTCCATTTCCTAATGCCAGATCCACCAGGTCTTTACATATTGATGCACTGCTGTTGCCGACAGAAAGGTGAAATTTTAATTCCTCGTCGGTTAATGAACCGGAAAGACCATCGCTGCAGATAAGATAAGTATCCCCTTTCAAAACGGTCAGTTCATCGGAGTAATCGGCTTCCATTGTGCCATTGGCGGGATTTGCACCGAGGTATCTTGTGAGGATGTTTTTGCTCTTATGAAATTTTGCCGTATAGCTGTTTAAGACGCCAAGGCGTACAAGCCTTTGGGCTTCGGTGTGTTCGGTGGTAAGCTTTATCAGATTTGAATTCCGCAACAGATATACGCTGCTGTCACCGACGTTAAAAGCAATTGCTTTGTCCCGGCAGAATAAAATTGCCGCTATAGTTGTACCCATTTTTTTGCTCAATGTCAAAGAATGCTCATATATTTTTTGATTGGTTTGGCTGATATAACTGTCCATATACTTCTTTAAATCTGCTATTGTGTTAAAAAGTTGAAAATAGGAAATATAAAACTCATGCAACGACAGAATTGCCAAATGGGAAGCTTCTTCACCTAATTGTTCGCCTCCCATACCGTCGCATACAGCAAAAATATATTTTTTGTCGGAGCTGTTAAGAGATAAGCTCAGAGGATCGATAATAGAATTTTTTTCCTTAAAAGTACCGTTAAAATAAAAGCTGTCTTCATTTTTATCCCGAACATTTCCTTTGCTTGTTAAAACCGAAGCGTCAATTTTAAGTTTTGTTTCCATAAAACACCACCTTTAGATGTAAATCCATTCATCGTCATTATCGTCATTTATATATATTTTACTTTTGCAAGAGCCGTTTGTCTGAATTTTATAAATATTGTTCCGATCGCTTTTATTGCAGTAGTAGATAGAATCACCGACTATGTTTATATAGTCGGAATAATCGTCATTGAGCTTTTCTCTTTCGGAACCGTCGCAACGGATTCTGTATATTTTGCTCATATCCCCTTTATTGCAGTAGTAAATCCAGTTATTGTGTACGTTTATATTGGTTGCCGTATCACTGCAAATTTTTTCGGTTTTTAATACCGAAATATCTATTTTGTAAATACTCATATTGTCACTTTTATTGCTGAAATAAATGTAATCATTGTAAATACAGAAACAGCTTGCTTCAAAATTTGTTATTTTAATTATTTCTTTTCCGTCAATATTTATTCTGTAAAGTCTGTTTCTGTCGCTTCGGTTGCAGTAATAAAGGAAACCTTTGTACAGTATGGGATTGTAACATTTGGCGTTTACCAGCTTTATCTTTTCGGATCCGTCGGTTTTGACTTTATAGATACTGTAGCCGTCAGTTTCACTGCAGTAATACATCCATTCCATATATACATATAAATACCAACACTTGTCATCAATGACTTTTATTCTGCCGTTTCCGTCAGCATTTATGCAGTATATGCTCTCATTGTCAGAGGAATTGCAATAGTATATCTTGTTTCCCGATATGTTGATAAACCATGCTTCGTCGGAAGTAAGTTTAAGTACATTGCTTTCATCGGGACTAATTTTATAAATACCGTACCGATTGCCGGGACAGGATATAAAAATCCCTTCTCCGTTCGAGCAGACAAGACCTCCGTTTACTATGTTACCTGGGGAATTGGCAGTTGAGCTTGAAACAGAGGGGTTTTGGAGTTTGTTTTCATTTCTGTCTGAATGAGGTTGTCGACAACCGGTTGACGGTACTGAGAGGGCTAATATTTCGGCGGGATTTAATAAAACTGTTTCGGGAATGCTTGCAGGAATTGAAGAATTTGCTTTTTTTCCCGATGAAAGAATCTTTTGTCTTTCTGTTGGAGATATATCCCGGTTTACTTCGATTAGGGCCTCTTTTAATTTTTCAGGCGATGGAAATCGGTTTTCAGGCTTATATTCGCACAGCTTCAATATTATATTGCCAAGCTTTTCAGGAGCATTGCACGGAGGTGTTATGGGTTCGCCCGACAGGCGCTTTTCCACAGCAGTTTCACTGTCTTTAATGCGAAGTTCTGTTGGGAAAGGCGGCATAAAAGGAAATCTGCCGTTATTGAAGAGTTTGTAAAGCAAAATCCCCAATGAATAGAGATCGGCTCTTGTGTCATAGGGCTCACCTTTAAATACTTCCGGTGCCATATAGAGCGGTGTACCGCGGATTGAAGACGAAAAGCTTTTCGAAAGTTCCCGTGCAATTCCAAAGTCTCCTAATTTGTAACGATTGTCTTTTGATACAAATATGTTTTCATCCTTTATATCTCTGTGAACAATGCCTTTTTTATAACAAATCTCCAAAGCAGCACATATATCAAGTCCTATGTTTATTGCGTCGGCTATGCATAAATCTTTTTCTTCGAGATATTTGTTGAGTGGAGTCAGATATTCCATGCGGATTAGGATATCCCATGAAATATCATCCTGGTGTTCTATTACCATATGGTCTTCATAGCTTACTATGTTGCTGTTGCCTCTAAGGTTGTAAAGCATTACAATCTCATTTATTATGTTTTTTACCGCATCTTCAAAATATCGTTTCAAGAGTTTTTCATTATTTCCTAAAGTTGATACGGCTTCATGATATTGTTCTCTTGTGGGAATGCTTACAATTTTTAATGCAGATTCATATTTATAACCCCATTCTTCTTTTGAAAGTTTAAAGACTTTACCGTAACTGCCCTGACCTAAGAATTTTTCTATGTACCAGCTGCCCCAAAAGGGTTCGTACTTTTTGACGTGGTCTTCCTTCAAATAATCCATTGACAAAAATACCTCCTAAGAATGTTAAGATGAGATAAAGCTTGATACATAAATTACAATTACAGGGTCTGTAAAGTTACAAACAAGATAACAAATTCAAAGAACAGCAGTTAATGATATAAATAAGAACTCATTCATAAAAGAAATGATTATGTATTTTGTGCTAAATATATTTTACCATATGAGCTTTATTTGAGTCAATTTTTTGTCTTTTGCAATAAATAAGAAAGCAGTTGGTTATAAATTTATGATTAAATAAATAATTATATTATGTAATGACAAAAAATAGTTGTTGCGTTTATTAATAAATTATGATAATATTTGGGTAACCGGTTTAGTAAACCGGTTACATGTAGTGGGTATATACATATTATGGAAACGTAATGGATAGGCGATTTTAATGAATACAACACAGATAAATATGTTCATTGAAATTTGCAAAGTTGGGAGGATAACTTTTTTCTAAGCAACAGTTACTCTTAATCTCAGTAATTACATTGTTTTAGCTTATCGATATAATTTAACTTATTTGTAATTAGTTCTTACTAATCGGTTTCCTGTTCATTAATAAATAAAAAATTAAATATTTTAAGAATAATTTAACTTATATTGCAATAATAAGTAATATTTATACACAATTGTATATTTAATAATATAAATTCTACATTTTTAATGAGGTGATTGAGAAATGCCAGAAAGTGTTAACATTGCGCCAGATACCAATGCTGTAATGGAAACTGCGCCTAATAAGAAACCCTTATGGAAAAGATCGAAATTTTTAAAAGAACTGTCTACAAATAAGGCGTTGTTTCTAATGATGCTACCACCATTCATATTAATATTTGTCAACTATTACTTACCGATGTTTGGTGTAATTATTGCTTTTAAGAATTTTAACTACGTTGATGGTTTTCTTCGAAGTCCATGGGCAGGATTACAGAATTTTAGGTTCTTGTTCATGTCTGATGCAGCGTGGAGAATTACACGAAACACAATTTTGTACAATTTAGCTTTCATTGCGCTAGGGTTAATTTTCGCACTTCTGTTTGCTTTAGCACTAAACGAATTAACAAACAGGCTAGCAGCAAAGTTTTATCAATCGGTAATATTCTTACCTTACTTCCTTTCATGGGTAGTTGTAGCGTATTTAGTCCTGGCATTTCTGGATCCAAACGGTTTCTATAATAAAACTCTCACTAAGGTATTACATTTACCAACGGTGGATTGGTATGCTTCACCGCAGTATTGGCCGTTTATACTGGTAATTGTAAATCTTTGGAAAAATGTTGGTTACGGTATTGTAATATATACATCCGGTATTGCAGGAATTGACCCGGAATATTATGAAGCTGCCGTATTGGATGGTGCTAGTAAACTGCAGCAGATTAGATATATTACAATTCCTTTCCTTGTACCGTTTATGATCGTAACTACCATTATAAATCTCGGTAATATCTTCAGATCAGATTTCGGACTGTTTTATCAGGTTCCAATGCAGCAGGGACTTTTGACTCCGACAACGGAAGTTTTGGATACTTATATTTATAAAGCATTAATTATGACCGGAGATTTGGGTATGTCTTCCGCTGCCGGATTATATCAATCTGTTGTTGGATTCTTTACTGTCTTGTTTGCCAACTGGGCAGTAAGTAAAATCAGTCCTGAGAACAGGATATTCTAATTTTGGTGAATGATTAATTATTCTGTAAATATACAAAAATTTGATTTTGAATTGAGGGAGAAAGTATGAAATTAGAAAGCAAGAAATCATCAACTTTAAGAATTAATTCTGTTTCACCTTCTGTGAATTTGGCGCTTAATATATTCTTTGCCGTTTATTGTCTAATGTGTATAGCGCCGTTGATTTTGATATTCATGGTTTCAATTACTGATCAGACTTCTCTTGCCATCAATGGATATTCGTTCTTCCCGAGTAAGATCAGTTTTGATGCTTATAAATATTTGTTTAGCGATTTAGGAAAACTGTTTAGGTCTTACGGTATTACAATTTTTACATGTGTTGTAGGTACGTTCTTCTGCGTTCTTTTCACTATGCTGTATGCTTATCCGATATCCAGAAAATCTTTTAAGTACAGAAATTTCTTTTCCTTCTTTATATTCTTTACAATGCTGTTCCAGGGAGGTCTAGTACCTTGGTATATACTTTATACCAAATACCTGCGTTTGCAGAATAATCTTATCGCATTGATTATGCCGGCGGTAATGAATGCATTTTATGTATTGGTTACCAAGACATTTTTCTCAATCAATATACCCGATTCGGTATTAGAGGCAGCTAGAATCGACGGTGCCAGTGAATTCAGAATATTCTGGCAGATTGTTATTCCCATGTCCACACCGGTTATTGCTACAATAGCATTGTTTTCATCTTTGAATTACTGGAACGACTGGTATCTTTGCCTGCTGTATATAAATGATCCTAAGTACTATAATCTTCAATATTCAATGTATCAGGCACTGCGTTCTCTGCAATTCCTGACATCTTCGTTGGCATCTGCTTCGGGTAATGTTTCAAGTTCATTGGCAAATGTACCGGGTGAGACCTTGCGTATGGCTATGGCCATATTAGGTATAGGACCTATTGTTTTTGCATATCCGTTCTTCCAAAGGTATTTTATCAAAGGTCTTACTATTGGTGCGGTCAAAGGCTGATTTCGGCATGGGCAAAGGTTTGAGATTTTGTCTTTGCTGATTCAATGTATAGACACATAATTAGAGGAGGTATAAAAATGTTATTAAAAAAGAAAAAATTGGGAAGAGCCGTTGTTGCCGCTATTTTATCATCATGCTTGCTACTCTCGGGATGCGGCGGCAAGACTAATCCACAGCCTAATAGTGGCGCAACAAATGATCCCAATAATGCAGGTAATAATGGTTCAACATCGAATTTGGAACCCTATGAAATCAATGCGTATTTTCTTGCACCACAGTGTAAAGACTTACCTCTAGTACAAGAAGAATTAAACAAACTGCTTAAGGAAAAAATCAACGCTACAATCAAGTTAAACTATTTCTGGTGGGATAGCTATTATGAAAAACAACAGCTGGCAGTATCATCCGGTGAAAAGATAGATATAATGTTTTCACCTAGCTGGTGGGGATTTAACGACTATGTGGCAAAACAGGCTTGGCTGCCATTGGATGATTTGCTCCAGCAATACGGTCAGGATATTATTGCTAACATACATCCATCATATTTGAAAGCACCGGTTGTAAACGGAAAACTTTATGCTATTCCTACAGCAAAGGATATGTACGGTACGGGCGGATTCATATTTAATAAAGCACTTGTTGAAAAATACAATTTTGATATTAACTCTATTACTAAGCCAGAGGATATCGAACCA
It includes:
- the recJ gene encoding single-stranded-DNA-specific exonuclease RecJ; protein product: MRIKVNLLNRGVHIPTELIEATDGDELIARIFYNRGYKNPDTVRQMLKEECYTPTHFNEFKGMEKAVERILKAAEKGEKVCVYGDYDVDGVTSTVILVECLSLFLDKVIYHVPDRFTEGYGMNLDVIEKLAADGVTLIVTCDCGISNVNEIKRAKELGMDVILTDHHTIPPELPNADVILNPKLLEEGHKARNISGCAMAYFLCHALLKSKGLEEKAEDYLDMLALSLIADVVSLNGENRFLLKKAMPKLFNTKRLGLIKLLEIAGKNSELRTEEDIAFQIAPRINAAGRMESARLPVELMLCKDPYIAAEMAQRIDFLNSERKRVQQEIIDQAVEQVETKKKNKTVLVLYNDFWHHGIIGIAAGKICETYKKPAILLSLKEDGKTVVGSARSVEEINIYELIRECSGKLLKFGGHSQAAGLSLLKENLQEFMAEIEIAAEKKHFIGDTVNVNVDMELEIDSITEDFFERLMTAGPYGEGFEAPLFVSYGLKVLSDRKTEKNHHIMILEGKSNTRISAVWWFGEDKSLQGKVFDAVYKIGKNTYKGKSNLQLTLAYVIESEGEVPKVFNGKIIDERGRDINLLVEKYRQALFFYEGLTSKCPLPSAVDRFGVKETENLVFLSTPSNTEVFREIIALSNPRNIILNFSVLPDYSFKGFVTNLLGLIKYIVSKEKGMAYIESMAIKLGVEESIVKSGLKFLKAAGKIDYILSEDEMMVFLFKGSGMTDNSMFLAEKRLRNALMEKNAYQQFILKTEAENFREYLK
- a CDS encoding PP2C family protein-serine/threonine phosphatase encodes the protein METKLKIDASVLTSKGNVRDKNEDSFYFNGTFKEKNSIIDPLSLSLNSSDKKYIFAVCDGMGGEQLGEEASHLAILSLHEFYISYFQLFNTIADLKKYMDSYISQTNQKIYEHSLTLSKKMGTTIAAILFCRDKAIAFNVGDSSVYLLRNSNLIKLTTEHTEAQRLVRLGVLNSYTAKFHKSKNILTRYLGANPANGTMEADYSDELTVLKGDTYLICSDGLSGSLTDEELKFHLSVGNSSASICKDLVDLALGNGGKDNVTALVVKIIDVA
- a CDS encoding DUF5050 domain-containing protein, coding for MDYLKEDHVKKYEPFWGSWYIEKFLGQGSYGKVFKLSKEEWGYKYESALKIVSIPTREQYHEAVSTLGNNEKLLKRYFEDAVKNIINEIVMLYNLRGNSNIVSYEDHMVIEHQDDISWDILIRMEYLTPLNKYLEEKDLCIADAINIGLDICAALEICYKKGIVHRDIKDENIFVSKDNRYKLGDFGIARELSKSFSSSIRGTPLYMAPEVFKGEPYDTRADLYSLGILLYKLFNNGRFPFMPPFPTELRIKDSETAVEKRLSGEPITPPCNAPEKLGNIILKLCEYKPENRFPSPEKLKEALIEVNRDISPTERQKILSSGKKANSSIPASIPETVLLNPAEILALSVPSTGCRQPHSDRNENKLQNPSVSSSTANSPGNIVNGGLVCSNGEGIFISCPGNRYGIYKISPDESNVLKLTSDEAWFINISGNKIYYCNSSDNESIYCINADGNGRIKVIDDKCWYLYVYMEWMYYCSETDGYSIYKVKTDGSEKIKLVNAKCYNPILYKGFLYYCNRSDRNRLYRINIDGKEIIKITNFEASCFCIYNDYIYFSNKSDNMSIYKIDISVLKTEKICSDTATNINVHNNWIYYCNKGDMSKIYRIRCDGSEREKLNDDYSDYINIVGDSIYYCNKSDRNNIYKIQTNGSCKSKIYINDDNDDEWIYI
- a CDS encoding ABC transporter permease — its product is MPESVNIAPDTNAVMETAPNKKPLWKRSKFLKELSTNKALFLMMLPPFILIFVNYYLPMFGVIIAFKNFNYVDGFLRSPWAGLQNFRFLFMSDAAWRITRNTILYNLAFIALGLIFALLFALALNELTNRLAAKFYQSVIFLPYFLSWVVVAYLVLAFLDPNGFYNKTLTKVLHLPTVDWYASPQYWPFILVIVNLWKNVGYGIVIYTSGIAGIDPEYYEAAVLDGASKLQQIRYITIPFLVPFMIVTTIINLGNIFRSDFGLFYQVPMQQGLLTPTTEVLDTYIYKALIMTGDLGMSSAAGLYQSVVGFFTVLFANWAVSKISPENRIF
- a CDS encoding carbohydrate ABC transporter permease, with amino-acid sequence MKLESKKSSTLRINSVSPSVNLALNIFFAVYCLMCIAPLILIFMVSITDQTSLAINGYSFFPSKISFDAYKYLFSDLGKLFRSYGITIFTCVVGTFFCVLFTMLYAYPISRKSFKYRNFFSFFIFFTMLFQGGLVPWYILYTKYLRLQNNLIALIMPAVMNAFYVLVTKTFFSINIPDSVLEAARIDGASEFRIFWQIVIPMSTPVIATIALFSSLNYWNDWYLCLLYINDPKYYNLQYSMYQALRSLQFLTSSLASASGNVSSSLANVPGETLRMAMAILGIGPIVFAYPFFQRYFIKGLTIGAVKG